The following DNA comes from Meiothermus sp..
AAAATTTTTGGCCACCAGCGCTTCTTGCTCCAGCTCACCGTGGGCACCCTCCCGCACCGCAAGGTTCTGCGGGCCATCGAGCTGCTCGGCACCGAGGTAGCGCCGGTGGTGCGGAGGGAGATCGCCTCCAGAAGCAACGCAAGCGTTGCCACGATCTGAACGCTTCAGCGCCGCACCGCCAGGGCCACCCCCAGCGCGGCCAGGCCCATCCCCAGCAGGGCTAGCCCCCCCAGCCGCTCGCCGAACAGAAAATAGGCTTCCAGCGCGGTGGCCGGGGGCACCAGGTAAAACAGGCTGGCCACGCGGCTGGCCGAGTTGTGCCGGATCAGGTACATCAGGAGCAGAATGGCCCCCACCGAGAGCACCAGCACCAGCCAGGCCATGGCCAGGATGAACTGCGGCGTCCACTGGATCTGCATGGTCTCGCGAAAGAGCAGGGACAGGACAAATAACCCCGCTGCCGCCGCCACGTACTGCACCACCGTCCCGCCAACTAGGGGCATCTGTACGGCAAAGCGCTTCTGGTACAGCGTGCCCAGGGTGGTGGAGAGCAGGGCCAGGACGATGGCCACAAACGCCGAGGGCTCGATGTGCAGGACTCGAGCGCCCAGGGCTTTCTCCCCCACCACCAGCCCCACCCCCCCAAAGCCCAGCAGCAGGCCGGCCCACTGCACCGCGCTCACCCGCTCCCGTAGCAACGGCTGGGCCAGGAGGGCGGTCAGGATGGGCTGCAAGCCCACAATCAGGGCCGCCAGCCCGGCCGGCATCCCCCTCGAGATGGAAAAAAACACCCCGCCCAGATAGCCCGCGTGCAGCAGCAGCCCCGAGACGCCGATGTGCAGGTTCAGGGCCCAGCCGCTGGGCCAGGCCGAGCGCAGCACCCCGGCCAGCGCCGCAAGCAGCCCCGCCACGATCAGCATCCGCACCCACAAAAAGGTGAAGGGCTCGGCGTAGGGCAGCCCAAACTTGGCCCCCACAAAGCCGGTGCTCCACAGGAGCACAAACAGAAGGGGCGCTATGGTCGCAAGCCTCAACCTAGACCCCCATCCCCTGCAGCAGCCACAGCGCCGCCATGCCCAGCAAAAGCGTAAGCAGGATGTTCTTGAAGCGCCAGGCCACCACGGCTGCAATAATTCCGGCCAGCAGGCGCTCGTTGTCCAG
Coding sequences within:
- a CDS encoding DMT family transporter, whose amino-acid sequence is MRLATIAPLLFVLLWSTGFVGAKFGLPYAEPFTFLWVRMLIVAGLLAALAGVLRSAWPSGWALNLHIGVSGLLLHAGYLGGVFFSISRGMPAGLAALIVGLQPILTALLAQPLLRERVSAVQWAGLLLGFGGVGLVVGEKALGARVLHIEPSAFVAIVLALLSTTLGTLYQKRFAVQMPLVGGTVVQYVAAAAGLFVLSLLFRETMQIQWTPQFILAMAWLVLVLSVGAILLLMYLIRHNSASRVASLFYLVPPATALEAYFLFGERLGGLALLGMGLAALGVALAVRR